Proteins encoded by one window of Candidatus Poribacteria bacterium:
- a CDS encoding type II toxin-antitoxin system HicB family antitoxin, producing MIAYKGYIGAVDFDPEIDLFHGTVVNTNEVITFYGASVAELREEMEKSVVGYLEFCRELGITPEKPFLKEILND from the coding sequence ATGATTGCGTATAAAGGCTATATTGGTGCTGTTGATTTTGATCCAGAAATTGATCTTTTCCATGGAACGGTAGTTAACACCAATGAAGTAATCACGTTTTATGGAGCATCTGTCGCTGAACTCCGCGAAGAGATGGAAAAATCCGTTGTGGGTTACCTTGAATTCTGCAGGGAGCTGGGGATAACCCCAGAAAAACCTTTCTTAAAGGAAATTTTAAATGACTGA